From the genome of Vicia villosa cultivar HV-30 ecotype Madison, WI linkage group LG2, Vvil1.0, whole genome shotgun sequence, one region includes:
- the LOC131648830 gene encoding uncharacterized protein LOC131648830, translated as MLSFRDVGPNVQNNSLPPHEESVVNIVYGCPGKYQIYHVQHIRGSLVEMHTTLCEYSHYEDNHASCIICSIDSRGCYIVRKDLQEMLDQGLIEILRDRDKDDVNVIEPYFEILESVEIGYYGKAAVEPLVICLPEAIPYSSDRVVPYRYNATMLEGGKEVEIKPLSSVVNIEDFSRVTITGRVFNQPQAVVDVQKNPTQVPVTTSDATKVNDGSSSGKKMDGILKIIKMSDYKVVDHLHRTPYKISIMELLTSLLAHRESLMKILNQDFMDHDVTLDQFNGVVSNITACNNLSFSDKDFREEGRNYNLALHISVIYKEDSFSNVLIDTGSSLNVMPKSTLSELSYEGTPMRYNNVIVKAFDGSKKSVVGEVDFPICVGPFVFQITFQ; from the coding sequence ATGCTTTCGTTCCGTGATGTTGGTCCTAATGTGCAAAATAATTCCTTACCTCCGCATGAAGAGTCTGTTGTGAACAttgtatatggatgtcctggaaAGTATCAGATTTATCATGTgcaacacatcagaggatcattggtagaaaTGCACAccactctgtgtgaatatagtcattatgagGATAATCATGCTTCTTGTATAATTTGTTCAATCGATTCTCgaggatgttatattgtgagaaaGGACTTGCAAGAAATGTTGGATCAAGGGCTCATAGAGATTCTTAGGGATAGAGATAAAGATGATGTTAATGTGATTGAGCCGTATTTTGAAATACTAGAAAGTGTAGAGATTGGTTACTATGGAAAAGCAGCTGTGGAGCcacttgtgatatgtttgcccgAAGCTATACCCTATAGTTCTGATAGGGTTGTGCCATACAGGTACAATGCTACTATGCTGGAAGGTGGAAAAGAAGTAGAGATTAAGCCTCTATCTTCTGTTGTGAATATAGAAGATTTCAGTAGAGTGACTATAACTGGGCGAGTATTCAATCAACCCCaagcagttgtggatgtccagaagaATCCCACTCAAGTGCCTGTGACTACTAgtgatgcgacaaaagtgaatgatGGGTCGTCATCAGGAAAAAAGATGGATGGGATTTTGAAGATTATTAAGATGAGTGATTACAAGGTTGTGGATCATTTGCATCGTACTCCTtataagatctctataatggaattGTTGACAAGTTTGCTTGCTCATAGAGAGTCTTTGATGAAGATACTCAATCAAGATTTCATGGATCATGACGTGAccttggatcagtttaatggggttgtaaGTAATAttactgcatgtaacaatttgagcttcagtgataaAGATTTTCGTGAGGAAGGAAGAAACTATAACTTGGCTTTACACATCTCTGTTATCTATAAAGAGGATTCTTTTTCGAATGTGTTAATTGACACTGGTTCATCACTGAATGTTATGCCGAAATCTACTCTTAGTGAGTTATCTTATGAAGGCACACCAATGAGATATAACAATGTGATAGTGAAAGCTTTTGATGGATCAAAGAAGTCAGTAGTTGGGGAAGTTGATTTTCCCATTTGTGTTGGCCCGTTCGTTTTTCAGATCACTTTTCAGTGA